The following coding sequences are from one Diadema setosum chromosome 9, eeDiaSeto1, whole genome shotgun sequence window:
- the LOC140233167 gene encoding heterogeneous nuclear ribonucleoprotein C-like isoform X2 has product MSRHHYQGSVGNYVGLGYAPSNFAISNNTNNSDPASRASRLFVGNLNPREVTERMQLYNLFCKYGHISAISLHKGYGFIQFTNEMDARAAVAGEDGNLVGTQKLDLCISTERNKTGFKRGSYDSDFDGGYGASAQAKKRRFQDNTLMDKKSGDEPTTWICSYCKHVEVSAWELMKHAAAVHGTQIYDLNGAKAEGDGAE; this is encoded by the exons ATGAGCAGACATCACTATCAGGGCTCCGTAGGAAACTATGTCGGTCTCGGTTACGCGCCGTCCAACTTTGCTATCAgtaacaacaccaacaacagtGATCCGGCGTCGAGGGCATCGCGGTTGTTCGTGGGGAATCTGAACCCACGGGAGGTGACGGAGCGCATGCAATTGTACAACTTGTTCTGCAAGTATGGACACATCTCGGCCATTTCACTACACAAGGGATACGGCTTTATACAGTTTACCAATGAGATGGATGCTAGGGCAGCTGTTGCCGGAGAGGATGGCAACCTAGTTGGAACGCAGAAACTTG ATTTGTGTATTTCAACAGAAAGGAACAAGACTGGCTTCAAGAGAGGCTCATA CGACAGTGACTTTGATGGAGGATATGGTGCCAGTGCCCAGGCCAAGAAGAGGAGGTTCCAAGATAACACATTGATGGACAAGAAGAGTGGTGATG AACCCACAACATGGATCTGCTCATATTGCAAGCATGTTGAGGTCTCTGCCTGGGAGCTGATGAAGCACGCTGCAGCTGTCCATGGTACTCAGATCTACGACCTGAACGGAGCGAAAGCAGAAGGTGATGGTGCAGAATAA
- the LOC140233167 gene encoding uncharacterized protein isoform X1 has protein sequence MSRHHYQGSVGNYVGLGYAPSNFAISNNTNNSDPASRASRLFVGNLNPREVTERMQLYNLFCKYGHISAISLHKGYGFIQFTNEMDARAAVAGEDGNLVGTQKLDLCISTERNKTGFKRGSYDSDFDGGYGASAQAKKRRFQDNTLMDKKSGDVCMSSNNGSRAWPLRAHRREQITTGARYFQHEPLRIPHPRWPPYDPHYGPHYGPHYGPHYGPHHGAHYGAPRMGARVKVTEQAPPMENTEQHK, from the exons ATGAGCAGACATCACTATCAGGGCTCCGTAGGAAACTATGTCGGTCTCGGTTACGCGCCGTCCAACTTTGCTATCAgtaacaacaccaacaacagtGATCCGGCGTCGAGGGCATCGCGGTTGTTCGTGGGGAATCTGAACCCACGGGAGGTGACGGAGCGCATGCAATTGTACAACTTGTTCTGCAAGTATGGACACATCTCGGCCATTTCACTACACAAGGGATACGGCTTTATACAGTTTACCAATGAGATGGATGCTAGGGCAGCTGTTGCCGGAGAGGATGGCAACCTAGTTGGAACGCAGAAACTTG ATTTGTGTATTTCAACAGAAAGGAACAAGACTGGCTTCAAGAGAGGCTCATA CGACAGTGACTTTGATGGAGGATATGGTGCCAGTGCCCAGGCCAAGAAGAGGAGGTTCCAAGATAACACATTGATGGACAAGAAGAGTGGTGATG TGTGTATGTCGAGCAATAACGGGAGCCGCGCCTGGCCACTGAGGGCGCACCGCCGCGAGCAGATCACCACGGGCGCGCGCTATTTCCAACATGAACCACTCCGCATCCCCCACCCGAGGTGGCCCCCCTATGACCCCCACTACGGCCCCCACTACGGCCCCCACTACGGCCCCCACTACGGCCCCCACCATGGCGCCCACTACGGCGCACCTCGCATGGGCGCCAGGGTGAAGGTCACCGAGCAGGCACCCCCAATGGAAAACACAGAACAAcacaaataa